The following are encoded in a window of Peromyscus leucopus breed LL Stock chromosome X, UCI_PerLeu_2.1, whole genome shotgun sequence genomic DNA:
- the Slitrk2 gene encoding SLIT and NTRK-like protein 2 codes for MLSSIWFLSVLTVAGILQTESRKTAKDICKIRCLCEEKENVLNINCENKGFTTVSLLQPPQYRIYQLFLNGNLLTRLYPNEFVNYSNAVTLHLGNNGLQEIRPGAFSGLKTLKRLHLNNNKLEILREDTFLGLESLEYLQADYNYISTIEAGAFSKLNKLKVLILNDNLLLSLPSNVFRFVLLTHLDLRGNRLKVMPFAGVLEHIGGIMEIQLEENPWNCTCDLLPLKAWLDTITVFVGEIVCETPFRLHGKDVTQLTRQDLCPRKSASGDSSQRSSHSDTHVQRLSPTVNPALNPTKAPKTSRPPKMRNRPTPRVTVSKDRQSFGPIMVYQTKSPVALTCPSSCVCTSQTSDNGLNVNCQERKFTNISDLQPKPTSPKKLYLTGNYLQTVYKNDLLEYSSLDLLHLGNNRIAVIQEGAFTNLTSLRRLYLNGNYLEVLYPSMFDGLQSLQYLYLEYNVIKEIKPLTFDALINLQLLFLNNNLLRSLPDNIFGGTALTRLNLRNNHFSHLPVKGVLDQLPAFVQIDLQENPWDCTCDIMGLKDWTEHANSPVIINEVTCESPAKHAGEILKFLGREAICPDNPNLSDGTILSMNHNTDTPRSLSVSPSSYPELHTEVPLSVLILGLLVVFILSVCFGAGLFVFVLKRRKGVPTVPRSANNLDVSSFQLQYGSYNTETNDKADGHVYNYIPPPVGQMCQNPIYMQKEGDPVAYYRNLQDFSYSNLEEKKEEPATLAYTISATELLEKQATPREPELLYQNIAERVKELPSAGLVHYNFCTLPKRQFAPSYESRRQNQDRINKTVLYGTPRKCFVGQSKPDHPLLQAKPQSEPDYLEVLEKQTAISQL; via the coding sequence ATGCTGAGCAGCATTTGGTTCCTCAGTGTGTTAACCGTGGCCGGGATCTTACAGACAGAGAGCCGCAAAACTGCCAAAGACATTTGCAAGATCCGTTGCCTGTGCgaagagaaggaaaatgtacTGAATATTAACTGTGAAAACAAAGGATTTACAACTGTCAGCTTGCTCCAACCCCCCCAGTATCGCATCTATCAGCTGTTTCTCAACGGAAACCTCTTGACCAGACTGTATCCAAACGAATTTGTCAATTACTCAAATGCAGTGACTCTTCATCTAGGTAACAATGGGTTGCAGGAGATCCGACCTGGGGCATTTAGCGGTCTGAAGACTCTGAAAAGACTGCACCTCAATAACAACAAACTGGAGATATTGAGAGAGGACACTTTTCTAGGACTAGAAAGCCTGGAGTACCTCCAAGCTGATTACAATTACATCAGCACCATTGAGGCAGGGGCATTTAGCAAACTGAATAAGCTCAAAGTGCTCATCTTGAACGACAACCTTTTGCTGTCTCTGCCTAGTAATGTGTTTCGGTTTGTCCTGCTAACTCACTTAGACCTAAGGGGAAACAGGTTGAAAGTAATGCCTTTTGCTGGTGTCCTTGAACATATTGGAGGGATCATGGAAATTCAGCTGGAAGAAAACCCATGGAATTGCAcctgtgacctacttcctctTAAGGCATGGCTGGACACCATTACTGTTTTTGTTGGGGAGATTGTCTGTGAAACTCCTTTCAGGTTACATGGGAAAGATGTGACCCAACTGACCAGACAAGACCTCTGTCCCAGAAAAAGTGCAAGTGGAGATTCTAGTCAGAGGAGCAGTCATTCAGACACTCATGTCCAAAGGCTGTCCCCAACAGTGAATCCTGCTCTTAATCCAACTAAGGCCCCAAAAACAAGCCGGCCACCCAAAATGAGAAATCGTCCAACTCCACGAGTGACTGTGTCAAAAGACCGGCAGAGCTTTGGCCCGATCATGGTGTATCAGACCAAGTCCCCTGTGGCCCTCACCTGTCCCAGCAGCTGTGTGTGTACCTCTCAGACCTCAGATAATGGTTTAAATGTTAACTGCCAAGAAAGGAAGTTCACTAACATCTCTGACCTGCAGCCCAAACCTACTAGTCCAAAGAAACTCTACCTAACAGGCAACTATCTCCAAACAGTATATAAGAATGACCTCTTAGAATACAGTTCACTGGATTTATTGCATTTAGGAAACAACAGAATTGCAGTCATTCAGGAAGGTGCCTTTACAAACCTGACCAGTTTACGCAGACTTTATCTAAATGGCAATTACCTTGAAGTGCTGTATCCTTCTATGTTTGATGGACTGCAGAGCTTGCAGTATCTCTATTTAGAGTATAATGTCATTAAAGAGATTAAGCCACTGACCTTTGATGCTTTAATTAACCTCCAGCTCCTGTTTCTGAATAACAACCTGCTGCGGTCCTTACCTGATAATATATTTGGAGGCACAGCCCTCACCAGGCTGAATCTGAGAAACAATCATTTTTCACACCTGCCTGTGAAAGGGGTTCTGGATCAGCTTCCTGCTTTTGTTCAGATAGATCTTCAAGAGAACCCATGGGACTGTACCTGTGACATCATGGGGCTAAAGGACTGGACTGAACATGCCAATTCTCCTGTCATCATCAATGAGGTGACTTGTGAATCTCCCGCTAAGCATGCAGGGGAGATACTGAAATTCTTGGGAAGGGAGGCTATTTGTCCAGATAATCCTAACTTGTCTGATGGGACTATTTTATCAATGAATcacaacacagacacacctaGGTCACTTAGTGTGTCTCCTAGTTCTTACCCTGAACTACACACTGAAGTTCCACTTTCTGTCTTAATTTTAGGATTGCTTGTTGTTTTTATCCTGTCTGTGTGTTTTGGGGCGGGGTTATTCGTCTTTGTTCTGAAACGTCGAAAGGGAGTGCCAACTGTTCCCAGGAGTGCCAACAATTTAGATGTAAGTTCTTTCCAGTTACAATATGGGTCTTACAATACTGAAACAAATGATAAAGCTGATGGTCATGTCTATAATTACATTCCCCCACCTGTGGGTCAGATGTGCCAAAACCCCATCTACATGCAAAAAGAAGGAGACCCAGTAGCCTATTACAGAAACCTGCAGGACTTCAGCTATAGCAAcctggaggagaaaaaagaagagccaGCAACACTTGCTTACACAATAAGTGCCACTGAGTTGCTAGAAAAGCAGGCCACACCAAGAGAGCCTGAGCTGCTGTATCAGAATATTGCTGAGCGAGTTAAGGAACTCCCCAGTGCAGGCCTAGTCCACTATAACTTTTGTACCTTACCTAAAAGGCAGTTTGCCCCTTCATATGAATCTCGACGCCAAAACCAAGACAGAATCAATAAAACCGTTTTATATGGGACTCCCAGAAAATGCTTTGTGGGGCAGTCAAAGCCAGACCACCCTTTACTGCAAGCTAAGCCACAATCAGAACCAGACTACCTCGAAGTTCTGGAAAAGCAAACTGCAATCAGTCAGCTGTGA